One genomic segment of Leptospirales bacterium includes these proteins:
- a CDS encoding ATP-binding protein: protein MKQLQVRCDLSELERVREAAQSFLGGLFDAIDQNRIVLSVDEALANVIEHGNCADDRALIDIEMERQADRVVFRILDRAALFDPTRTPRPDLETIAQREQEGGLGVFLYTTLMDAQHQARPGGGNVLTLSKRVPAR from the coding sequence GTGAAGCAGCTTCAGGTCCGCTGCGACCTGAGCGAATTGGAGCGCGTACGCGAGGCAGCGCAAAGCTTTCTTGGCGGCCTCTTTGACGCCATCGATCAAAATCGCATCGTGCTTTCTGTGGATGAAGCTCTGGCCAACGTGATCGAGCATGGCAACTGCGCCGATGACCGGGCTCTGATTGATATCGAGATGGAACGCCAGGCGGATCGCGTCGTCTTCCGTATTCTCGACCGCGCTGCGCTCTTTGATCCAACAAGGACGCCGCGACCGGATCTGGAAACCATTGCCCAACGAGAACAGGAAGGCGGCCTCGGAGTTTTTCTGTATACGACGCTGATGGATGCTCAGCACCAAGCTCGTCCCGGAGGCGGCAACGTTTTGACCTTGAGCAAGCGAGTCCCAGCCCGATGA
- a CDS encoding STAS domain-containing protein translates to MAEYDLNIQESAQGAAVVLRVAGKLDARTAPRLGDMLKTMIAGGRIKIVCDLQGVSYIASAGVGTLKAALIDAKKAGGDLRLAALQAPVKDVLDVLGFTRLFSIHSDAAAAAKGL, encoded by the coding sequence ATGGCGGAATACGACTTAAATATTCAGGAGAGCGCCCAGGGCGCTGCGGTTGTTCTAAGAGTAGCTGGCAAGCTGGACGCCAGAACAGCGCCGCGACTGGGGGACATGCTGAAGACCATGATCGCCGGCGGACGAATCAAGATTGTATGCGACTTACAAGGAGTAAGCTACATCGCCTCCGCCGGCGTTGGGACGCTGAAGGCGGCTTTGATCGACGCTAAGAAGGCCGGCGGCGACTTGCGTCTGGCAGCGTTGCAGGCGCCGGTCAAAGACGTACTCGACGTGCTTGGCTTCACCCGGCTCTTTTCCATTCACAGCGACGCCGCCGCGGCGGCCAAGGGCTTGTAG
- a CDS encoding PQQ-dependent sugar dehydrogenase yields MFARLNLALLASLVLTLLAGCSEVISQNATPAVLRPLAAPGRLQQPVGFAFLGAYPQRFYVIEQAGRIRAWNAGQAPWTALDIRSRVQSGGELGLLGMAFSPHFAHDRRVFLSYTRPGRRPISTLSVWRMDASARQIDPNSERLILQVAQPFNNHNGGQIAFGPDGMLYMALGDGGSGGDPLGNGQNIETLFGAILRLDVESAPPYRIPPDNPLVGKAGRDELYAWGLRNPWRFSFDRQSGELWAADVGQDRFEEIDLIRSGGNYGWNLREGRHCYGAESCSSANLIDPVFEYAHGPHCSVTGAYVYRGSRLPALYGRYIFADFCSGQFWSIDRNGLGGPLLQSELRPSAFGEAPDGELYVADYRGGIYALQPAP; encoded by the coding sequence ATGTTTGCGCGTCTCAATCTTGCCCTTCTTGCCTCTCTGGTTCTGACGCTGCTTGCAGGCTGCAGCGAGGTCATTTCGCAGAACGCAACGCCTGCGGTACTCCGGCCGCTTGCCGCGCCCGGGCGCCTGCAGCAGCCGGTTGGATTTGCATTCCTGGGCGCCTATCCGCAGCGATTCTATGTGATCGAACAAGCCGGGCGCATCCGCGCCTGGAACGCCGGCCAGGCGCCGTGGACGGCGCTGGACATTCGAAGCCGTGTGCAGTCCGGCGGCGAGCTTGGACTCCTGGGCATGGCCTTCTCGCCGCACTTTGCCCACGATCGCCGCGTCTTTCTCTCCTATACGCGACCCGGCCGGCGACCGATTAGCACGCTCAGCGTCTGGCGCATGGACGCTTCAGCGCGCCAGATCGATCCCAACAGCGAGAGGCTTATCCTGCAGGTCGCACAGCCCTTCAACAACCACAACGGCGGACAGATTGCTTTTGGCCCCGATGGCATGCTCTACATGGCGCTGGGCGATGGCGGCAGCGGCGGCGATCCCCTGGGCAACGGGCAAAACATTGAAACGCTCTTTGGCGCCATCCTTCGTCTCGATGTAGAATCTGCGCCGCCCTATCGCATTCCGCCCGACAATCCGCTGGTCGGCAAGGCCGGCCGCGACGAGCTCTATGCCTGGGGTCTGCGCAATCCATGGCGTTTCAGTTTTGATCGCCAGAGCGGCGAGTTGTGGGCGGCCGACGTCGGCCAGGATCGCTTTGAGGAGATCGACCTGATCCGCAGCGGCGGAAACTACGGCTGGAATCTTCGCGAAGGCAGGCACTGCTACGGAGCTGAAAGCTGCAGCAGCGCAAACTTGATCGATCCGGTCTTTGAGTATGCCCACGGCCCGCATTGCTCGGTCACCGGAGCTTATGTCTACCGTGGGTCCAGGCTGCCCGCCTTATACGGTCGCTATATCTTCGCCGACTTTTGCTCCGGACAATTCTGGTCCATCGATCGCAACGGACTGGGCGGGCCGCTCTTACAAAGCGAGCTGCGGCCCTCGGCCTTTGGCGAGGCCCCGGATGGCGAACTCTATGTAGCCGACTACCGTGGCGGAATCTATGCGCTGCAGCCGGCCCCTTGA
- a CDS encoding GMC family oxidoreductase, which produces MKKGYNVVIVGSGAGGGVVAELLSRYVNQGLSVLLLEGGPYWPKHRFTQRELDMSRIFLRKGAVFTSDMQMSIAAASAVGGSTAVYTGVSFRPPESVIEEWRSRYGLGFLSDSFVSGTLDRIEQKINVHQLSPEEENDNNRLFREGCQKLNIPVKPLRINTRGCQGQGFCNLGCTAGAKQGTLEVQIPEARSRGVDLVYNAWVQQIGPRRVSFSVRPAPRGTEPNVEAEGNYEVEADCIVLAGGALNTPPLLLRSRKKLGIDPQNIGRFLTVHPAYNVNGVVSQQVKNYRGFPKLWYVDAFSESDGYYLETSFYYPGVTAKNQPISGVQLEELMKDYRKMMSILILVHDDAVPENRVGIDGRGETVVDYRLSDSARDSMLAALRNAARILFAAGCSRASIPASSKALLDPGDVASLGSLVSRDSFQPVRQPLSSAHPQGGARMGKDPSIAVTDVDGRLHGCDTVFVSDASLFPTSSHVNPYETVMLLATHVGAQVLRKFSIQATEAQ; this is translated from the coding sequence ATGAAAAAGGGATACAATGTTGTGATCGTTGGCAGCGGCGCCGGCGGCGGCGTGGTGGCCGAACTGCTGAGCCGCTATGTGAATCAGGGGCTGAGCGTGCTCTTGCTGGAGGGCGGACCCTACTGGCCCAAGCATCGTTTTACACAGCGCGAACTGGATATGTCGCGCATCTTTTTGCGCAAAGGCGCCGTCTTTACCAGCGATATGCAGATGAGCATTGCCGCCGCCAGCGCCGTGGGCGGCAGCACCGCTGTTTACACCGGAGTCTCCTTTCGTCCGCCGGAAAGCGTCATAGAAGAATGGCGTTCCCGTTACGGTCTGGGCTTTCTGTCCGATAGCTTTGTCTCCGGCACGCTTGATCGCATTGAACAAAAGATTAATGTGCATCAACTATCGCCGGAGGAAGAAAACGACAACAACCGTCTATTTCGAGAGGGCTGCCAGAAGCTGAACATTCCGGTCAAGCCGCTGCGCATCAATACCCGCGGCTGTCAGGGACAGGGCTTCTGCAATCTGGGTTGTACGGCCGGCGCCAAGCAGGGTACGCTTGAGGTGCAGATTCCAGAGGCTCGCAGCCGCGGCGTCGATCTGGTCTATAATGCGTGGGTCCAGCAAATCGGGCCGCGACGGGTGAGCTTTTCGGTGCGGCCTGCTCCGCGCGGAACCGAGCCAAATGTCGAGGCCGAGGGAAACTACGAGGTCGAGGCGGATTGCATCGTTCTGGCGGGCGGCGCGCTGAATACGCCGCCGCTGCTGCTGCGTTCCAGGAAGAAGCTTGGAATAGATCCGCAAAATATTGGCCGCTTTCTCACCGTGCATCCGGCTTACAATGTCAACGGCGTAGTTTCGCAACAGGTGAAGAACTACCGCGGCTTTCCCAAGCTCTGGTATGTAGACGCCTTTTCGGAGAGCGACGGATACTATCTGGAGACTTCGTTCTACTATCCGGGCGTAACGGCCAAGAATCAGCCAATCAGCGGCGTGCAGCTGGAAGAGCTGATGAAGGATTACCGGAAGATGATGTCGATTTTGATTCTGGTGCACGACGATGCCGTGCCGGAGAACCGTGTTGGCATTGATGGCCGCGGCGAGACGGTTGTCGACTATCGCTTGAGCGATTCGGCGCGCGATTCGATGCTGGCCGCCCTCCGAAACGCGGCGCGCATCCTCTTCGCCGCGGGCTGCAGCCGTGCGTCAATTCCAGCCAGTTCCAAAGCGCTGCTTGATCCAGGCGACGTAGCTTCACTGGGGAGCCTGGTAAGTCGCGATTCCTTTCAGCCGGTGCGTCAGCCTCTGTCCAGCGCTCATCCCCAGGGCGGCGCGCGCATGGGCAAAGATCCATCAATCGCAGTAACCGATGTAGACGGGCGCCTGCATGGCTGTGACACGGTCTTTGTCAGCGATGCTTCGCTTTTCCCAACTTCTTCCCACGTGAATCCCTATGAAACGGTGATGTTGCTGGCCACCCATGTAGGCGCGCAGGTGCTGCGCAAGTTTTCGATCCAGGCAACGGAGGCGCAATGA